A single Vulpes lagopus strain Blue_001 chromosome 3, ASM1834538v1, whole genome shotgun sequence DNA region contains:
- the C3H1orf194 gene encoding protein C1orf194 homolog: MPFPRDPLQHPTLENDDSYLGKLRASKKLPYKNPTHLAQQQEPWSRLSSTPTITSTRRDIYFLDPEIPKDDLDFRLAALYNHHTGTFKNKSEVLLHQETTQDTHGIIKTQFPGELLPPPPPPSVTSRANIRHWINPKKESIHSIQGSIVSPHTAATNGGYSRKNDGGFFST, from the exons ATGCCTTTCCCCCGAGACCCTCTCCAGCACCCTACGCTGGAAAACGATGACTCCTACCTGGGGAAACTCCGGGCTTCCAAG AAACTGCCATATAAGAACCCAACTCACCTTGCTCAGCAACAGGAACCCTGGAGTCGGCTCAGCTCAACTCCCACAATCACCTCCACGAGGcgggatatttattttcttgatccTGAG ATACCAAAGGATGACCTGGATTTCCGCTTAGCAGCCTTGTACAACCACCACACAGGGACATTCAAGAACAAAAGTGAGGTACTTTTACACCAGGAGACCACCCAGGATACCCATGG AATCATCAAGACCCAATTCCCTGGAGAACTTTTACCCCCTCCTCCGCCACCTTCCGTCACTTCCCGAGCTAACATCAGACACTGGATCAACCCTAAGAAGGAGTCTATCCACAGCATCCAGGGATCCATAG tgTCCCCTCACACTGCTGCCACCAATGGAGGCTACTCCCGAAAGAATGATGGTGGCTTCTTCTCTACTTAG
- the TMEM167B gene encoding protein kish-B, which translates to MTNVYSLDGILVFGLLFVCTCAYFKKVPRLKTWLLSEKKGVWGVFYKAAVIGTRLHAAVAIACIVMAFYVLFVK; encoded by the exons ATGACGAACG TGTACTCCTTGGATGGGATTCTGGTGTTTGGTTTGCTCTTTGTTTGCACCTGTGCTTACTTCAAGAAAGTACCTCGTCTCAAAACCTGGCTGCTATCAGAGAAGAAAGGAGTTTGGGGTGTGTTTTACAAAG CCGCTGTGATTGGAACCAGGCTGCATGCTGCTGTGGCAATCGCCTGCATTGTAATGGCCTTTTACGTcctgtttgttaaatga